Sequence from the Streptomyces mobaraensis NBRC 13819 = DSM 40847 genome:
ACTCCGACATGGGGCTCGCCCTCGGAGCCCGCCGCTCGGGGGACCTCGATGCCGCCGAGACGTTCCTGACGCGCATCCGCGACGGACACGCGGACGTGTCCTCGCCCGCGGGCGACCACCTGCTCCACGCCGAGTTCGGCTTCACGGCCGAACTGCGCGGCGACGCGCGGGCGGCTGCCGCCCACCACTTCGCCGGTCTGGACATCGCCCTGGACCTCGCCGAACCCCGCGCCCTCGCCCTCTCCCTGGAGGGCCTGGCCGGCGTGGCGGCCCTCATCGGCGGCCCGGACCACGCCACCCACGCCGCCTGGCTGCTCGGCGCCGCCGACGCCGCCCGCCGCGGGGTGGGCGCCCCGCTCCCGGCCGCCGAACGCGGCGACGTCGACCGCGTCACCGAGACCGCGACGACCGCGATCGGCCCGCACGCCTTCGCCGACGCCTTCCGAAAGGGCGCCGCCCGGCCCCCGGAGGAGGCGGCCCTGGCGGCACGGGTCCTTCTGGCTCCTGAGGGCGACGGTTGGGGCGGCTCGGGCCCTGCTCGCTCCCGGGGGTGACGGTCCTGGCGGGGCGGTCTTCTTTGCTCCTGGGGGCGTTCCTGGTGAGACGGGACGCCCCCTTTCTCGGGGGTGGGGGTCCTGCTTGCTCTCGGGGGCGGAGGCCCTGCCGAGACGCGTCCTGCTCGCTCCCGGGGTGACGGTCCTGGCGTTCTCGGGGGTGACGGCCCTGATGGCTCGGGTCCTCCTCCCCCGGGAGCGACGGACCTGGCGGCCCGAGGTCCCTTCGCTCCCAAGGAGCGGCGGGCGGCCACGCGTGATGCCGGCGCCGCGCCGGCCGCCAGGGCCGTGGACGGGGAGCGCGCCCCGGTCAGCCGCGGTGGCTCCGGCGGTGTCGGTCGTGCCGCCGCGGACGGAAGCGCGAAGCGTGGTCGGTACGCCGTTGCCGCCGGCCGGGGACGGCACGCTCACGCACGGTCATCGGCCCGCCGGCGTCGCCGGCGCGGCAGCGCCTACCCGCGCCGTGCGCCCCCCGACCGCGGGTGCCTGACTGGCGGCTCCCGACCGGCCCGGGGATGCTGGGACGAAGTGGTGGCACGAGGCAGGGCGGACGCCGGGCAGGGCAGGCACGGGCGGGAGCAGGCGGGTGAGGGCACCGAACGCGCGACGCGGTACGACCGCCGGGCGCGGGCGCCCCGGACGGCCGCCGCTGCGGCCGCTCCTGCCGCTGCTGCCGGTCCTGCTGCTGGTCGCCGGCGCCCTTCTCGACTACTCGACCTCCCCGCACTTCAGCGCGGAGGCGTTCTACACCGCCGCGCCCATGACGGCCGCCGCGCTGCTGTCCCTGCGCGCCACCGTCCTCGCCGGGCTGGGCGCCTGCCTGGTGGACGCCGCGTTGCTGCACCACTTCGGCTTCCTGGGCGACTCGGGCGGCCGTAGCGAGCTGGCGGCGGTCGCCACCGTCTGGGCCCTCGCCGTCCTCGTCAACCGCCTGATGTACCTGAGCGACGTACGCCTCGCCTCGGCGCGCCGCGTCGCCCTCGCCGTCCAGCGGGCCGTGCTCCCACGGCTCCCGCCGTCGATCGGCTGCCTGCGGATCGCGGTGCGCTACCGGTCGGCGGTGGGCGACGCGGAGATCGGCGGCGACCTCTACGGCGTGCAGGACTCGCCGTACGGGGTGCGGTGTGTGATCGGCGACGTGCGCGGCAAGGGCCTGGAGGCGGTCAAGGCGGTGGACGTGGCGCTGGGCGCCTTCCGTGAAGGCGCCGAGGACGCCCCGGCCCTGCCCGGCCTCGCGGCCCGGCTGGAACGCGCCCTGCGCCGCGAGGCGAGCGGCCGCAGCGGACCCGAACGCGTCGAGGGGTTCGTCACCGGCGTCCTGGCCGAGTTCCCGCCCGCGTGCGCCGAACTGCGCCTCGTCAACCGCGGCCACCCGCCGCCGCTCCTGCTGTCCGACGGGACGGTACGCACCCTGGAACCGTCCGAACCCGCCCTCCCACTGGCCCTGGGCGACCTCGGCGCCGTCCCGGACCGGACCGACACCGTGCCGTTCCCGCCCGGCGCGACGCTGCTCCTCTACACCGACGGCCTCACCGAGGCGCGCGACCGGGACGGTGTCTTCTACGACCCGGAAACCACCCTGGCGGGGCGCCGGTTCGCGGGGCCCGACGCGCTGCTGGAGGCGGTGCTCGCCGATGTGACCCGGCACACCGGCGGCCGCATCACCGACGACATGGCCCTGCTCGCCATTACTCGCGACGGGAACGGGAACGGGAACGGGAACGGGGAGGAGGGCGAGGACATGGACGGCCCGGAGGCGTGAGCCCCACCGGCCCACCTCCTCCCCTCAGCCCTCCTCCGCACCTCCCAACCGGACCGTCGCGACGACGATGACCTCGTCCCGGTCCGCCCACCGCCGTGCCGTCTCCTTGTGCGGGTTGACCCACAGCCCGTAGCGCGGGCCGTGGGCGGCGCCGGCGTGGTCGCGGTAGCCGATGGCGCACTCGCCGTGCCGCCGGGCGGCCTCGACCACCGTGGCGAACGAGGCCGTGGCGCCGGCCCGGACGTAGTGGGAGGACGGGCGGAGCAGGATCTCGTTCCCGCCGGCGGAGAACAACTCGTGGAAGACGGCGGCCAGATGACGGTTCTGCGAGATCTGTGCCATCAGCAGGCCGATGAGCTTGCCGCTGACGATGAAATCGGCCCCCGGGCTGACCGGGGCCAGGGCCCGGTTGCGGTCGTCGGTCATCTCGGTGACCACCGGCAGCTCCCGCCCGGACGCCGCCTCCAACGCGCGCAGCAACAGCAGCGTCACCAGGGTGCGGTCGTCCGGTTCCTCGGTGACGCCGCCCGGGCCGGGCACCGGATCCGGGCCGAGGACGATCACGCTGTCGTACGACCCGGCGTCCACCGCGTCGACCGTCCCCTGGTCGGCGGGGTCGCCGGGCCGCAGGGCGACGGACAGGGCGGCCCCGGCGTCGGTGTCGGCGGCGCGCACGGCGGCGGCCGTCGTGACCGTGGCCTCGGCGACGACGTCCACGACGGAACCCGGCGCCGTGTAGCGACGCAGCCGGCCCACGATGAGCGGGGCCCGCCGGTTCCAGCCCAGCAGCAGCACCCGCTCCGGCCGCCGTCGCTCCGCGGGGACGTCCGTGACGATCACCGCTTCGTCGACCACCGGCGGCCGTTCCGCCAGGACGGCGGTGTCGTCGTCGCGGGTGACGACCACGATCCGGTCGTCCGCGCCGATCACCGCCTCCGACGGCGGGTTGAGCGCGAGCGCGCCGTCGGCGCGGACCAGGCCCACGGCGGACGACGTCGCGTACGCCAGGAGCGCCTCCCCGAACGTCCGCCCCGCCAGGGCCGGTTCGCGGACGGTGTAGAACTCGTCGCCCTCGA
This genomic interval carries:
- a CDS encoding PP2C family protein-serine/threonine phosphatase; protein product: MRAPNARRGTTAGRGRPGRPPLRPLLPLLPVLLLVAGALLDYSTSPHFSAEAFYTAAPMTAAALLSLRATVLAGLGACLVDAALLHHFGFLGDSGGRSELAAVATVWALAVLVNRLMYLSDVRLASARRVALAVQRAVLPRLPPSIGCLRIAVRYRSAVGDAEIGGDLYGVQDSPYGVRCVIGDVRGKGLEAVKAVDVALGAFREGAEDAPALPGLAARLERALRREASGRSGPERVEGFVTGVLAEFPPACAELRLVNRGHPPPLLLSDGTVRTLEPSEPALPLALGDLGAVPDRTDTVPFPPGATLLLYTDGLTEARDRDGVFYDPETTLAGRRFAGPDALLEAVLADVTRHTGGRITDDMALLAITRDGNGNGNGNGEEGEDMDGPEA
- a CDS encoding CASTOR/POLLUX-related putative ion channel codes for the protein MARRRSRWGKRAGYWFDNTLARGAYALIGWLVLACLAVVVPVSALMVWTARDAPATLPGKLARVWHHAGDTLRLGGLVGPPAQVLLSVILALVALIYVSALVGLITAGVNERMAALRRGRSTVLEDGHVVVLGWSEQVFTVVAELVAANANQRRAAVAVLADRDKTAMEDALHIKVGPTGGTRLICRSGSTTDPAVLPRVSPHTAGAVLVLPRDGPSGDAEVVKTLLALRAAARAAYGPDAAGAAAPPGGEDGGHGDVDGVADGTANGTGVWVVAAVRDARYRLAASLAAGEGGVVLETDDITARLIVQSARRPGLSLVYQELLDFEGDEFYTVREPALAGRTFGEALLAYATSSAVGLVRADGALALNPPSEAVIGADDRIVVVTRDDDTAVLAERPPVVDEAVIVTDVPAERRRPERVLLLGWNRRAPLIVGRLRRYTAPGSVVDVVAEATVTTAAAVRAADTDAGAALSVALRPGDPADQGTVDAVDAGSYDSVIVLGPDPVPGPGGVTEEPDDRTLVTLLLLRALEAASGRELPVVTEMTDDRNRALAPVSPGADFIVSGKLIGLLMAQISQNRHLAAVFHELFSAGGNEILLRPSSHYVRAGATASFATVVEAARRHGECAIGYRDHAGAAHGPRYGLWVNPHKETARRWADRDEVIVVATVRLGGAEEG